Genomic segment of Paenibacillaceae bacterium GAS479:
CGCTAGTAACGTATATCCTGATTCTGGCCAGTGTCATTTATATTTTTAACAAAGTGTTCCGTGCACAGCAGCGTTTACCGCTGCTCAAGGAGATTTTGGTCTACTTCGTCATGGCTTTCGGCTCAGGCGTATTGCTCGTGCTGCAAATAGACAA
This window contains:
- a CDS encoding YlaH-like protein, translating into MQDWLSDHPLVTYILILASVIYIFNKVFRAQQRLPLLKEILVYFVMAFGSGVLLVLQIDKLPILQCMAVAIAMMFLLRIRQFNDRRLAKRQQQGDTSKG